The DNA sequence AACGCCGCAAGACGGTGGCCTTCACCGTGCCGCACTACATCACCGGCGCGCGCTACGCGGTGCGCCCCGACAGCGGCATCGACGACCTGCCGCAGTTCGAGGGCCGCAAGCTGGTCTCGACCCGGGGCACCACGCCGCTGAAGGCGGTCGACCAGGCCAACCGCGAGCGGCTGCTGCGCATCACGCTGCTGGAGGCGCCGGACCATGCGCAAGCCATCGAGATGGTCGAGCGCGGCGAGGCCGACGGCTTCGTGATGGACGACGTGCTGCTCTACGGCCTGATCGCCAACCGTCCGGATCCGGCGAAGCTGAAGGTGGTCGGCAAGTTCCTCACCATCGAGCCGCTGGCCATCATGCTGTCGAAGGACGATCCGGGGTTCAAGAGGATCGTCGACGACGAGATGCGGCGGCTGATCCGCAGCGGCGAGATCGAGGCCCTCTACGAACGCTGGTTCCTGCGTCCCATCCCGCCCAACGACGTGTCGCTCAACCTGCCCATGAGCTACCTGTTGAAGGACTTCTGGAAATATCCGACCGACCAGGTGCCGTTCTGATGGGATGATGCCGTAGGCCACCCGGGGGCGGGGTATACCGGAGACCGCTGTCAGCACCGATCTCTAGAATCGCGTTCCTCGACATTGACCCGACTGGGGTTTTAGCTCAACCACTAGGAGCCTCTATGAAGAAGTCTCTGCTCGTCCTGGCCGCTGCCCTGCTGGCAGCCGGCGCAGCCCAAGCCGACACCCTGAAGAAGATCAAGGAGACCGGCAAGGTCGTGATGGGCGTGCGTGAATCGTCGTCCCCGCTGTCCTTCACGGTCGGCAGCGGCAAGTACGTCGGCTACCACGTCGAGCTGTGCGAGCGCATCATCGGCGACATCGGCAAGCAGCTGGGCATCAATCCGACCATCGAGTACACCCCGGTCACCTCGCAGAACCGCATCCCGCTGGTGCAGAACGGCACGGTCGA is a window from the Caldimonas thermodepolymerans genome containing:
- a CDS encoding amino acid ABC transporter substrate-binding protein translates to MLFRRWAARAARGFAVASCALAVLVPSLAEAGPVVDHVRASGKIRLAYRESAVPFSYLDAQGRPVGYALDLCLKVAEAVRRQLGLDRLEPEFVPVTPASRIRAIVEGRAELECGSTTNNAERRKTVAFTVPHYITGARYAVRPDSGIDDLPQFEGRKLVSTRGTTPLKAVDQANRERLLRITLLEAPDHAQAIEMVERGEADGFVMDDVLLYGLIANRPDPAKLKVVGKFLTIEPLAIMLSKDDPGFKRIVDDEMRRLIRSGEIEALYERWFLRPIPPNDVSLNLPMSYLLKDFWKYPTDQVPF